The Gemmatimonadaceae bacterium sequence TCGATCGAGCGAGCGCCACCGGCGCGACCGACCAGCCGATGCGCCACCCGGGCATCGCCATCGACTTCGCCAGCCCGTCCACCACGACGAGTCGTCCGGACGGAGGTGCGACCGAAAGCAGCGACGTGGCTTCGCCGGTGTAGCAGATTCCGCGGTAGATCTCGTCGCTCAGAAGCCACCAGCCGGCCTGGTCGGCGAACGCGACGATCTCCTCGAGCTCGGCGCGTGAGTAGACCGCGCCCGTGGGATTGCTCGGTGAATTGAGAATGAGGCCGCGCGTTTTCGGCGTGCGCGCCCGCTCGAGCTCGCGCGCCGAAATCTTGAAGCTGCGCTCGCGCGGACCGGTCACCGGCACGGCGGTCGCGCGCGCGATCGTGAGCATTTCGTAATAGCTCGTCCAGCCCGGCGTCGGCACGAGCACTTCGTCGCCGGCCGCGAACAGGGCGAAGCACGCGTTGAACAACGCTTGTTTGGTCCCCGCCGACACGACGACCGCGCTCGGGTCCACCGGCGACCCGCGCCTTTGCGAGGCGTCCTCGGCGATGATTCCGCGCAACGGCTCGATGCCGGCGACCGACGTGTATCGCGTCGCGCCGGCGTCCAGGGCGCGATGCGCCGCCTCGATGACGAACCGGGGCGTCGGAAAGTCCGGTTCGCCCGCCCCGAGATCGATGATCGAGCGCCCCTCGGCGCGAAGCCGCTTGGCGCGCGCCGAGGCCGCGATGGTCGCCGACTCGCGCAGCTGATGAATGTTCGACGAAGGAGTGTAGTTCGTCACCGGTTGCCCCACGCAGCTATTATTACCTCCCCACGTCCCGCCGCCTTCCGTCGAGTCCAATGTCGTCTGTCGACCGCGATCCCGCATCCCACGCCGTCTCGCGCGGCCAGAACGCCGTCATCGTCCTCCCGCACGACTGGGCGTCGATTGCG is a genomic window containing:
- a CDS encoding pyridoxal phosphate-dependent aminotransferase translates to MTNYTPSSNIHQLRESATIAASARAKRLRAEGRSIIDLGAGEPDFPTPRFVIEAAHRALDAGATRYTSVAGIEPLRGIIAEDASQRRGSPVDPSAVVVSAGTKQALFNACFALFAAGDEVLVPTPGWTSYYEMLTIARATAVPVTGPRERSFKISARELERARTPKTRGLILNSPSNPTGAVYSRAELEEIVAFADQAGWWLLSDEIYRGICYTGEATSLLSVAPPSGRLVVVDGLAKSMAMPGWRIGWSVAPVALARSMAALQSHTTSNATTISQHAALSALSDTNAYESALAEMMRELRRRRDGALSVLRNAGFEVLQPDGAFYLFVRAGQASPDDPEPGSRLAERLLDAHDVAVVAGSAFRAPEWIRVSFAAPTADVFEGVRRIAAAGLS